DNA from Mucilaginibacter mallensis:
CTATTTTTTAGTTTTTCGCTCCCAGATCTTGGGGTTTCTGCTCGTGTGTATAATGGCATAAACATTTACAACCTTATTATCCTCATCAATAATATAATGAATTAAAAACGGGAATTTTTTAACAAGCGTACAACGAACATCTTTGTACCGGATAGCAAAGCTATAGGCATTATGTTTAAGTGTGTTGATTTGTAATCTTGTATTTTTTTGAAACTTAAGGCCTAGATTTGGAACACGTTCATTGTACCAATCAGTAATATTCAGAATGTCGACTAAAGCTTCATCCTTAATTTTTATCTTATACGATTTCATTAACTAAGCCAGCTTACCGGAGACTTCATCCCAATCGAGCATACTTTCGGGATTTTCATTTGCATTTTTCACCCTATCCATTACAAGCTGTTGGTGCTCGATTGGAATTGGAGTATCCTCATTCCAAAGTAGCTCATTTAGTTTTAACTTCTCTTTGGGTGTAAGCTGTTTTATTGCCTCAACAATTTGCTGAAAGTTGACCTGTATATTTATTTTTGCTGCATCCATCTTTGTAATTTTTGTCAGGAACCTCTTTCAAAAATACTAAAAATAATTCCTATTATAAATTCGAGCGATAGCGAGAAATCTTCTTCGCTATGCATAGCGGTAATGCAAGGTGCAGAAGATTTCTCGCTATCGCTCGAAATGACAGAGGGGAAATTATTACCTATTTAGGCCCGTAAGTAGCAATAGGTATGATCATCTCTTCTAATGAAATGCCGCCATGCTGGAAAGTTTCATTATAGAAATTAACAAAGTGGTTATAGTTATTCGGGTAAACGAAATAGCTATCCTCTTTGGCAAACACAAAGCTTGAGCTTACATGCAGCTTGGGCAGCATAGCATCATGCGGGTTGCGGATGTGGAATACCTCTTTGGCATTAAAGTTTAAGTTACGGCCTTGTTTGTAGCGCAGGTTGGTATTAGTGTTCCTATCACCTATGATCTTGCTTGGTTTTTTTACGCGGATGGTACCGTGGTCGGTAGTGATTACTACGCGCACTTGTTTTGATGCTAAGAACTTAAGCAGGTCAAACAAAGGCGAGTGCTCAAACCATGACAGCGTTAATGAACGGTAAGCCGAGTCATCACTGGCCAGCTCACGGATCATTTGCATATCGGTACGGGCATGTGAAAGCATATCCACAAAGTTGTATACCACCACGTTAAGCTCATTATTCATCAGGTTGTTTACTGATTCATTCAGCGCACGGCCCTCGTCAATATTCAGGATCTTGTTGTAAGAGTGTTTAATATCCTTGCGTAAAACACGTTTTATCTGATCGGCAACGAAATCGGCTTCGAATAAATTCTTGCCACCCTCATCCTCGTCATTCTGCCACATTTGCGGGTAGCGCCTTTCCATTTCCAAAGGCATCAGCCCCGAAAATATAGAGTTACGTGCATATTGCGTAGCTGTAGGCAGGATACTGAAATAAGTATCCTCTTCTTCCAGCCTGAAGTATTCTGATATGATCGGGTTAATGATTTTAAACTGATCGTACCTTAGGTTATCAATCAATATGAAAAACACCGGCCCTTTGCCATCCAGCTTAGGGAAAACTTTCTTTTTAAACAACTGCGGCGAACTGGTTGGCGCGCCATCAGGGTTTTGGATCCAATCGATATAATTACGCTCCACAAACTTGCAGAACTGAGTATTCGCCTCGGCTTTTTGCAGGGTCAGGATCTCGTGCATACCGCTATCTTCTAACTGCTGCAGTTCAAGCTCCCAATAAATCAGTTTTTTGTAAACATCAACCCATTCCTGGTGGCTCAGGTTGTCATTAAGCGTCATACCCAGGTTGCGGAAATCCTGCTGATAGGCCATAGTTGTTTTTTCGGTAACCAGGCGTTTGTTATCAGTCAATTTTTTTATGGTCAGCAATATTTGCTTGGGGTGTACCGGCTTAATCAGGTAATCATCAATTTTTGAGCCTATGGCATCCTCCATCAGGTACTCTTCCTCGTTTTTGGTGATGAGTACAATGGGTACATCGTTATTAATGTTCTTTATTTGCGATAAAGTTTCCAGTCCGGTTAAGCCGGGCATATTCTCATCTAAAAAAACAAGGTCGAAATAGTTGTTTTTGAACGACTCAACAGCATCATTGCCATTGGTAACAGTGGTTACTTTATAGCCTTTCTCGCTTAAAAATAAAATATGGGGTTTTAGCAGATCGATTTCATCATCAGCCCATAATATGGTGGTATCTTGCATGATATATATTTAATAATGAACCAGGACCAATGCGGATTTATAATTAACTAAGGTATGTTAATTTATCCCGATATGCCGGATTCAGACAACTATAACCTTAAAGGGAGATAATTGTTGTTGTTTTTAAAGGTATTAACAAAATTTTAACAAATATACGACACGGGTTGTACCTTTACTTCACATTTTTGTACCAGTATATTATAATACATTGAATAAAAAGAAAATAATAAACGACCCGGTATATGGTTTCATCAGTATTCCTAATGACCTGGCTTTCGATCTTATAGAGCATCCTTACTTTCAGCGCTTAAGGTATATCAAACAATTGGGCATGACCCACCTTGTTTATCCCGGCGCCCTGCATACCCGCTTTCATCATGCGTTGGGGGCCATGCACCTAATGAGCCTGGCTATTGAAACCCTGCGTTATAAGGGCCAGCAAATAACCCAGGCCGAAGAAGAAGCCGTTACCGTTGCCATATTATTACATGATATTGGGCACGGGCCATTCTCGCACGCGCTGGAGCAGGCTATAATTGAGGGGGTTTGGCATGAGGACATTTCTGTAATGTTGATGAACGAACTCAACAAGCAGTTTGATGGCCGCTTAGCTATGGCTATAGAAATATTTAACGGTACGTATCATAAAAACTTCCTGCATCAGTTAGTATCCAGTCAGCTTGATATGGATAGACTGGATTATTTGAACAGGGACAGCTTTTTTACCGGGGTATCAGAGGGTGTGATCAGCTCCGACCGTATTATTAAGATGCTGAACGTAGTTGATGACCATATTGTGGTGGAGGAAAAAGGCATATACTCGATAGAGAAGTTTTTGATTGCCCGCAGGCTGATGTACTGGCAGGTGTACCTGCATAAAACAGTAATAGCGGGTGAGCAATTATTGAGCAAAATTTTAAAACGCGCAAAGGAACTGGCATTAACCAGGGAAGAACTTTTTTGTACACCTGCGTTAAACCATTTCCTGGTAAATACCATCAATAACCAGCTGTTTATGACGGAGGGTGATAATTTGGAGACTTTTGCCGGGCTTGATGATACGGATATTATGGCGGCGGTAAAAATATGGGCAGGCAGCAAGGATTTTGTACTGGCGCAATTATGCCGCGACCTGGTACACCGAAACCTGTACCATGCCGATATTACCAACGAAATGCCTGATGAGGCATTCGTAAACGAATTAACCCAAAAAGCCGTTAAGAAGTATGGGATAAATGAGTACGAGGCATCGTACTTTGTGTTTACCGATGAGGTGCGGAATAATGCCTATAAAACAGGGGATGGCAGCATACTTATACTTATGAAGAACGGAACTGTGAAGGATATTACAGCAGCCAGCGATAATTCAAATTTGGAAGCGCTGAAAAAAACTGTTAAAAAATACATACTGTGCTATGATAAACGGCTGATGCAGTAGTGGTTTAAATTGATTGGATAAATAGCAGTAATTTTAACATGGATTTAACCATTATATATAAAGACGAAAATAGCAGGGTAATAACCGAAGAACAAGCAGCATTTTTGACGGAGTATACAGTTATAACATTGAAAAATGGTGCTGTTAAAAAAAAGGAGTGGCTAGTAAAAAGACGCGAAGGCGACTTGAAAGCGGTTGAATATTATTTAGACTCTTCAGAAAGTAAAACGGAAGTAATTAAGTATTATCAAGATGATAAAATAGCAATAACAATATATTTTAACAGCGAAAGTTCTAATGGATTTACATTATGGAATTTTGAACAATACGGAAAAGATGGCACTCTGAAATTTAAAGGTTATACGGTATATAATGAAAAACACTGGGACGTTATGAATTGTGAAATTGATTTGTACAGTGGCGATCTTTTAAAATGTGGACGTAAATACTACTATGGCAATCAATTTCCAAATCAATATGATGATCTGCTTTTGAAATTTGATTATAATGCTGACGGTAGTTTAAATGAGATTTCTGATTTTAACGATAATTATGACTTTAATCAGGGACCTGTACAATTAGAATCGTTTTTATCCCATATGAAAGCCCTAAATCAGGAATTTATATGGGATAAACATTCATATTTTCATTCACTAAAACCATACTTACCGGAGACTAAGAATTTGTAATATAGATATTTATACACAAGCACTATTCAACACTTATTAACCCAATTATAAATTTGCTGCTTTAGTTTTAACATTTAAATTTGTCGGATGCAATTTACTGCACAAGAAATAGGCTCATTGCTTAACGGAAAGGTTGAAGGCGATGCAACAGTATCGGTTAGTCAACTGGCTAAAATAGAAGAAGCCACTGCGGGTTCGCTCTCATTTTTGGCTAATCCAAAGTATGAGCAGTACCTGTATACTACCGATGCGTCGATAGTTATTGTTAACGATGATTATCAGCTTGCCGAGCCGGTAAAGGCAACACTTATTCGTGTGCCCAATGCCTATTCAGCCATTACTGTTTTGCTTGATCTTTATAACAAGATAAAACTAAACAAAACCGGTATTGAACAGCCCAGCTTTATACATCCCTCAGCAAAAATTGGTGAAAATGTTTACATAGGCGCGTTTGCCTACGTAGGCCCAAATGTTACTATTGGCAATAACAGCAGAATTTACCCTAACTGCTATATTGCAGATAATGTGAGCATTGGCAACAATGTTACCTTTTTTTCGGGAGTTAAAATTTATTTCGACTGCAAACTTGGCAACGATATTATTATACACTCTGGCGCGGTAATTGGCGGCGATGGCTTTGGCTTTGCCCCAACAGGCGATGGCAGCTATCAGAAAATAAGCCAGATAGGTAATGTAGTTATAGAGGATAACGTAGAAATTGGCGCTAATACTACAGTCGACCGTGCTACCATGGGATCAACCATAATACGCAAAGGTGTTAAGCTGGATAATTTGATACAGATAGCACACAATGTAGAGATTGATGAGAATACAGTTGTAGCTGCTCAGACAGGTATATCCGGAAGTACAAAGGTGGGTAAAAACGTGATTATTGGCGGTCAGGCAGGCATTGTTGGTCATATCAACATACCTAACGGCACACAATTGCAGGCCAAAACCGGTTTAAGCCGTTCCATAAAAGAGGAAGGCCAAAAATGGGCAGGTTCACCGGCATCACCATATAGTGAACATATGCGCTCACAGGTAGTACTGGCCCGTTTGCCCGAACTGGAGAAAAAGGTTATAGAATTAGAAAAAATAATTGCAGGACTAAAGGGAGTTCAATAGTTCACTGGTTCATTAGTTCATTGGTCTTAGCATAGCGGATACACTGGACATGAGCGAGTGAATAACGTTTATTAGGTTAATGGATTGTTTACCCAACAAGCACCAATGAACTAATGAACCATTGAACCAATGAACTAATTAAAAGATGAACGTAAAACAGAGAACTATTAAAGCGCCTGTATCGGTATCGGGCACCGGCTTGCATACCGGCGAAAGCGTTACTATGACCTTTCATCCCGCTGAAGAAGATCACGGGTATAAATTCAGGAGGGTTGATTTGCCGGGACAGCCAATTATTGATGCTGATGTTGATAATGTTACCGATACTTCACGCGGAACCACCATCACCCAAAATGGTGCCAGCGTAAGTACTATTGAACACGTATTGGCCGCGCTGGTAGGTTTAGAAGTTGATAATGTGCTGATAGATCTGGACGGACCGGAAACACCTATTATGGATGGCAGCTCTATAAAATTTATTGATGCCATAACCAATACCGGTTTTGAAGACCAGGAAGCTGACAAAGAATATTTCCATATTCCATATAACATTCATTACACCGAGCCCGATCGCAAGGTTGAAATGGTAGCCATGCCGCTTGATGATTACCGCTTTACTTGTATGGTTGATTATAACTCGCATGTATTGGGCAGCCAGCATGCCAGTATATCTACCATATCAGAATTTGTTAAGGAGATAGCATCATGCCGTACTTTTTGCTTTTTGCATGAATTAGAGATGCTGTTGCAACATGACCTTATAAAAGGTGGTGATTTGAACAACGCTATTGTTGTGGTTGATAAAGACGTTGACGAAGAAGAGCTTGCTCACTTAGCTAAGATATTTAACCGCAAGGATATAAAAGTTGCACCACAGGGCATATTAAATAATATTGATCTGCGTTACCAGAATGAACCGGCACGCCACAAACTGCTGGATATGATTGGCGACCTTGCATTAGTTGGCACACCGTTAAAAGGCCATATTATGGCAGCAAGACCCGGCCATGCCGCCAATGTTGCTTTCGCCAAAAAAATAAAGGCACTTATTAAGAAAGATAAAGGCAAAAGGCGTTTAAAGAAATACGACCCGAATGCCACACCGGTGTTAGATACCGTTGATATAATGGCGATATTGCCCCACAGGCAACCGTTTTTGATGATCGATAAGATAATGGAACTATCAAAAACGCATGTTATCGGCATAAAAAATGTAACCATGAACGAGGAATTGTTCAGGGGCCATTTTCCCGAGGCGCCGATATTTCCGGGTGTATTGCAGATAGAGGGCATGGTACAAACAGGTGGCATATTGGTGCTGAAAACCGTACCCGATCCTGAAAACTACCTGACCCTGTTTTTAAAGATAGAGAACGCCAGGTTTAAGAGCAAGGTGGTTCCGGGTGATACAATTGTGTATTATTGCGACCTTACCTCACCAATTCGCCGGGGTATTGCACAAATGAAAGGTATTGGCATGGTTGGCGACCGTGTTGTTGTTGAAGCTGAATTAATGGCTCAAATAGTAAAAGTAAAAGGTAACGAAGCATGATCCAACCACTTGCATATATCCACCCGCAGGCTAAAATAGCCGATAACGTAGTAATTGAACCATTTGTTACCATCCACAAGGATGTTGAAATTGGTGAAGGCACATGGATAGGTTCAAATTCCGTAATAATGGATGGAGCCCGCATCGGCAAAAACTGCCGTATATTCCCCGGAGCGGTTGTGTCTGCTCCACCTCAGGATCTGAAATACCGCGGCGAGCCAAGTACAGTTACTATAGGCGATAATACTGTTATCCGCGAATGCGTAACCCTTAACCGCGGTACCGCGCTTGATAAAAACACCACTACCATTGGCAGCAATTGCCTTTTAATGGCCTATGTACACGTAGCGCACGATTGTATCATCGGCGATAATGTAATTATTGCCAACGCGGTACAGCTTGCCGGCCACATTAATATATATGACCACGCTTTTATTGGCGGCACATCGGCAGTACACCAGTTTGTTGAGATTGGCGCGCATTGTATGGTATCCGGCGGCTCGTTGGTACGTAAGGATGTTCCTCCGTTTACCAAGGCTGGCAGGGAGCCATTATCTTACATCGGTATCAACTCTGTTGGTTTAAGGCGCAGAGGCTTCTCGGCTGAAACCATCAACGAGATACAGGAAATTTACCGTATCATCTTCCTTAAAAAATATAATATCACCAAAGCGCTGGATATCATCGAAGCTGAATTTAACCCAACCGTTGAACGTGATGAGATCATCAACTTTGTACAGAACTCGCAACGTGGTATTATGAAGGGCTTTGGGAATTCGTAAGCTGTTCATGGTTGATAGTTCATGGATCATAGCCAAATCCGCTTTTTTTACTATGAACTATCAACCATGAACTATGAACAACTCATCAAATGACTATCACCCTCCAAAACATAGGCCGACGCTTTAACCGCGACTGGATCTTCCGGGGGATTGACTATACCTTTAACATTGGCGAAAGCTATGCTATACTCGGGCCAAATGGTTCGGGTAAATCAACCTTGTTCCAGGTAGTGAATGGGAGCTTGTCGCCGTCTGTTGGTGTCATCAGTTATAATTTTGACGGGGCGAATATTGAGGCTGAAAATATATTTCAAAAGCTTAGTCTGGCTGCACCATACCTTGAACTGATTGAGGAGTTTACCTTGAGTGAGATGATCGATTTTCACTTTAAGTTTAAGGCCTACAAGGCCGGGATGGATAAGGATGCGGTTGTTGACGTGCTGAACATGCGCAACAACGCCAATAAACTTATCCGTTACTTTTCATCGGGCATGAAACAGCGGCTAAAACTGGCCCTGGCATTTTGCTCCGATACCCCTATATTAATGCTTGACGAACCTACCAGCAACCTTGATGCCCAGGGTGTGGAATGGTACCTGAGCCTGGTTGAAAAATTCGCTTTGAATCGTCTCACCATCATTTGCTCCAACCAACCGCATGAGTATAGCTTTTGTGGGCATGAGTTGAATATTTCGGATTATAAGAGTTAATATCAAAAAGATAATGTCATGCTGAACTTGTTTCAGCACCTCACTTGCTTAGTGATGAACTTATAAGGTACGCTTACTTAGCGGCATGTCCTGTGAGATCCCGAAACAAGTTCGGGATGACGGGGAAGTAAAAATTGCATTACACCAACAATTTGCAATTTACACTACCATCATAAATCCCTTATCTTCGTAAAAAACTAAAAAAACTTACCTATGATACCTGTTAAAGGCTATGCGGCGCAAACGCCGGAAACTGACCTTGCTCCCTGGAATTTTGAAAGACGGGATGTTGGTCCGCACGATGTGCAATTTGATATTTTATTTTGTGGCGTTTGTCACTCCGATCTGCACCAGATAAAAAACGACTGGTTCCCGGGTATATTCCCGATGGTACCAGGGCATGAAATTGTTGGCCGGGTTGTAAAAGTGGGCAGCCATGTAACCAAATTTAAAGTTGGCGACCTTGCCGGTACCGGATGTTTGGTTGACTCATGCCTGCATTGCGAAAACTGCAAGCAGGATTTAGAGCAATACTGCCTTGAAGGCAACACCCAAACCTATAATGGTATGGAGCGCGATGGCTCATCACCTACTTATGGTGGCTATTCAAACAGCATTGTCGTTAAAGAGCACTTTGTACTGCATATTTCAGAAAAACTTGACCTTGCTGCTACTGCGCCATTGCTTTGCGCCGGTATCACTACATACTCACCTTTAAGGCACTGGAAAGTTGGCAAAGGTCATAAGCTGGCGGTTTTAGGTTTGGGTGGTTTAGGCCATATGGCTGTTAAATTTGGTGTTGCTTTTGGTGCAGAGGTTACCGTTTTAAGTACATCACCAAGTAAAAAAGCTGATGCTGAAGCACTGGGTGCACACCACTTTGTGGTAACCAGCGATCCCGAGCAAATTAAAGCAGCTAAAAACTCATTTGATTTTATATTGGATACTGTATCAGCTCCGCATGATTTTAACATGTACTTAAGCTTGTTGAGGACTAACGGCGTACATATCTGTGTTGGCGTACCTCCTGAACCAGCAAGCATCCATCCGTTCAGCTTATTGGGTGGCAGAAAGAGTGTTGCGGGATCTGGTATTGGCGGTTTAGCCGAAACTCAGGAAATGCTTGATTTTTGTGCCGAAAATAACATTGTTTCAGAAATTGAAATGATCGACATAAAAGATATCACCGCGTCATATGAGCGCATGCAAAAAGGTGATGTCCGTTATCGTTTTGTGATTGATATAGCTACCCTTTAAGTTAATGGTTGATTGGGTGAGTGGTTGATTAGGTTAATCCTTAACTACTCACCTAATCCAACTTAATCAACTAAATAACAAACTCTTGTTTCTTTGCCCTTAAGTGCCTAAGTTTGCGCCTCAATAATTGAATTATGGCTAAGGCATCAGATGTAAAGAATGGTAACATACTTCGCTTCAACGGCGAGTTAGTACAGGTGGAAGAGTTTTTACACCGCACTCCAGGCAATTTACGTGCATTTTACCAGGCACGTATGCGTAACGTAAAATCAGGCAAATTGGTTGAATACCGTTTCCGTACCGATGAAGAGGTTGATATAGCCCGCGTTGAAACCAGCGATTACCAATATTTATATGAGGATGGTGATGCATTAGTAGTAATGGATAACTCAACCTACGATCAGCATAATGTACCAAAACGTTTGTTTGGCAACGCAGTGAAGTTCCTGAAAGAGGGAATGAACGTAATTGTAGCATTTGAAAGCGACGAGCCTATTATGGGCCAGATCCCCGGCTCAGCCGAATTGGAAATTACTTATACTGAACCTGCGGTAAAAGGCGATACCTCAACCGGCGCATTAAAAAATGCAACCGTTGAAACCGGTGCTGAAATAAAAGTTCCGTTGTTCATCAACATTGGCGATAAAGTTAAGGTTGATACCGCAACAGGAAGCTATGTGGAAAGAGTGAAAAGCTAACACAGCCCCCTAAAGCGGGAACAATAGCGCATATTTGAAAAGAGTTTCCCAAACCGGAAGCTCTTTTTTGTGTCAGTTACAAACTGACAATATCTACTAGCTTCAGTTTAAAACTGAAGCTAGTATCAAATAAAAAAAGAATACTGGTTTCAGTCTGCGACTGAAACCCCGGATAAAGTCAGTTTGCAACTGACTTATCTCAAAACTCCAGTTCCAACAACACCGGGCAATGATCCGAGTGCTTAGCTTCAGGTAGTATCGCTACGCGTTTAATGTTATCGGTAAGCTCCTTGCTGGCCATGGCATAATCAATGCGCCAGCCCAGGTTCTTGGCGCGGGCATTGGCGCGGAAACTCCACCACGTATAGTTATGTGGTTCCTTGTTCATATGGCGGAAGGTATCCACAAAGCCCGATTCAACAAAGTTCTCCATCCACTCGCGCTCCTCGGGCAAAAAGCCTGATGAGTTGGCGTTTGATTTTGGATTGTGAATATCAATAGGCCTGTGGCAAATGTTATAATCACCGCAGATCACCAGTTTTGGATAGGTGGCTTTAAGCAAGGTCAGGTATTTACCAAACTCATCCAGAAACCGGTATTTAAACACCTGCCGCTCATCGCCGCTTGAGCCCGAAGGAAAGTACACACTCATC
Protein-coding regions in this window:
- a CDS encoding type II toxin-antitoxin system RelE/ParE family toxin, giving the protein MKSYKIKIKDEALVDILNITDWYNERVPNLGLKFQKNTRLQINTLKHNAYSFAIRYKDVRCTLVKKFPFLIHYIIDEDNKVVNVYAIIHTSRNPKIWERKTKK
- a CDS encoding addiction module protein, whose protein sequence is MDAAKINIQVNFQQIVEAIKQLTPKEKLKLNELLWNEDTPIPIEHQQLVMDRVKNANENPESMLDWDEVSGKLA
- the porX gene encoding T9SS response regulator signal transducer PorX, which encodes MQDTTILWADDEIDLLKPHILFLSEKGYKVTTVTNGNDAVESFKNNYFDLVFLDENMPGLTGLETLSQIKNINNDVPIVLITKNEEEYLMEDAIGSKIDDYLIKPVHPKQILLTIKKLTDNKRLVTEKTTMAYQQDFRNLGMTLNDNLSHQEWVDVYKKLIYWELELQQLEDSGMHEILTLQKAEANTQFCKFVERNYIDWIQNPDGAPTSSPQLFKKKVFPKLDGKGPVFFILIDNLRYDQFKIINPIISEYFRLEEEDTYFSILPTATQYARNSIFSGLMPLEMERRYPQMWQNDEDEGGKNLFEADFVADQIKRVLRKDIKHSYNKILNIDEGRALNESVNNLMNNELNVVVYNFVDMLSHARTDMQMIRELASDDSAYRSLTLSWFEHSPLFDLLKFLASKQVRVVITTDHGTIRVKKPSKIIGDRNTNTNLRYKQGRNLNFNAKEVFHIRNPHDAMLPKLHVSSSFVFAKEDSYFVYPNNYNHFVNFYNETFQHGGISLEEMIIPIATYGPK
- a CDS encoding HD domain-containing protein; translated protein: MNKKKIINDPVYGFISIPNDLAFDLIEHPYFQRLRYIKQLGMTHLVYPGALHTRFHHALGAMHLMSLAIETLRYKGQQITQAEEEAVTVAILLHDIGHGPFSHALEQAIIEGVWHEDISVMLMNELNKQFDGRLAMAIEIFNGTYHKNFLHQLVSSQLDMDRLDYLNRDSFFTGVSEGVISSDRIIKMLNVVDDHIVVEEKGIYSIEKFLIARRLMYWQVYLHKTVIAGEQLLSKILKRAKELALTREELFCTPALNHFLVNTINNQLFMTEGDNLETFAGLDDTDIMAAVKIWAGSKDFVLAQLCRDLVHRNLYHADITNEMPDEAFVNELTQKAVKKYGINEYEASYFVFTDEVRNNAYKTGDGSILILMKNGTVKDITAASDNSNLEALKKTVKKYILCYDKRLMQ
- the lpxD gene encoding UDP-3-O-(3-hydroxymyristoyl)glucosamine N-acyltransferase, with amino-acid sequence MQFTAQEIGSLLNGKVEGDATVSVSQLAKIEEATAGSLSFLANPKYEQYLYTTDASIVIVNDDYQLAEPVKATLIRVPNAYSAITVLLDLYNKIKLNKTGIEQPSFIHPSAKIGENVYIGAFAYVGPNVTIGNNSRIYPNCYIADNVSIGNNVTFFSGVKIYFDCKLGNDIIIHSGAVIGGDGFGFAPTGDGSYQKISQIGNVVIEDNVEIGANTTVDRATMGSTIIRKGVKLDNLIQIAHNVEIDENTVVAAQTGISGSTKVGKNVIIGGQAGIVGHINIPNGTQLQAKTGLSRSIKEEGQKWAGSPASPYSEHMRSQVVLARLPELEKKVIELEKIIAGLKGVQ
- a CDS encoding bifunctional UDP-3-O-[3-hydroxymyristoyl] N-acetylglucosamine deacetylase/3-hydroxyacyl-ACP dehydratase translates to MNVKQRTIKAPVSVSGTGLHTGESVTMTFHPAEEDHGYKFRRVDLPGQPIIDADVDNVTDTSRGTTITQNGASVSTIEHVLAALVGLEVDNVLIDLDGPETPIMDGSSIKFIDAITNTGFEDQEADKEYFHIPYNIHYTEPDRKVEMVAMPLDDYRFTCMVDYNSHVLGSQHASISTISEFVKEIASCRTFCFLHELEMLLQHDLIKGGDLNNAIVVVDKDVDEEELAHLAKIFNRKDIKVAPQGILNNIDLRYQNEPARHKLLDMIGDLALVGTPLKGHIMAARPGHAANVAFAKKIKALIKKDKGKRRLKKYDPNATPVLDTVDIMAILPHRQPFLMIDKIMELSKTHVIGIKNVTMNEELFRGHFPEAPIFPGVLQIEGMVQTGGILVLKTVPDPENYLTLFLKIENARFKSKVVPGDTIVYYCDLTSPIRRGIAQMKGIGMVGDRVVVEAELMAQIVKVKGNEA
- the lpxA gene encoding acyl-ACP--UDP-N-acetylglucosamine O-acyltransferase; the protein is MIQPLAYIHPQAKIADNVVIEPFVTIHKDVEIGEGTWIGSNSVIMDGARIGKNCRIFPGAVVSAPPQDLKYRGEPSTVTIGDNTVIRECVTLNRGTALDKNTTTIGSNCLLMAYVHVAHDCIIGDNVIIANAVQLAGHINIYDHAFIGGTSAVHQFVEIGAHCMVSGGSLVRKDVPPFTKAGREPLSYIGINSVGLRRRGFSAETINEIQEIYRIIFLKKYNITKALDIIEAEFNPTVERDEIINFVQNSQRGIMKGFGNS
- a CDS encoding ABC transporter ATP-binding protein; protein product: MTITLQNIGRRFNRDWIFRGIDYTFNIGESYAILGPNGSGKSTLFQVVNGSLSPSVGVISYNFDGANIEAENIFQKLSLAAPYLELIEEFTLSEMIDFHFKFKAYKAGMDKDAVVDVLNMRNNANKLIRYFSSGMKQRLKLALAFCSDTPILMLDEPTSNLDAQGVEWYLSLVEKFALNRLTIICSNQPHEYSFCGHELNISDYKS
- a CDS encoding NAD(P)-dependent alcohol dehydrogenase encodes the protein MIPVKGYAAQTPETDLAPWNFERRDVGPHDVQFDILFCGVCHSDLHQIKNDWFPGIFPMVPGHEIVGRVVKVGSHVTKFKVGDLAGTGCLVDSCLHCENCKQDLEQYCLEGNTQTYNGMERDGSSPTYGGYSNSIVVKEHFVLHISEKLDLAATAPLLCAGITTYSPLRHWKVGKGHKLAVLGLGGLGHMAVKFGVAFGAEVTVLSTSPSKKADAEALGAHHFVVTSDPEQIKAAKNSFDFILDTVSAPHDFNMYLSLLRTNGVHICVGVPPEPASIHPFSLLGGRKSVAGSGIGGLAETQEMLDFCAENNIVSEIEMIDIKDITASYERMQKGDVRYRFVIDIATL
- the efp gene encoding elongation factor P — its product is MAKASDVKNGNILRFNGELVQVEEFLHRTPGNLRAFYQARMRNVKSGKLVEYRFRTDEEVDIARVETSDYQYLYEDGDALVVMDNSTYDQHNVPKRLFGNAVKFLKEGMNVIVAFESDEPIMGQIPGSAELEITYTEPAVKGDTSTGALKNATVETGAEIKVPLFINIGDKVKVDTATGSYVERVKS
- a CDS encoding exodeoxyribonuclease III → MKIITYNVNGIRSAINKNWLAWLQATDADVVCLQEIKATKEDVVDLQLVEQLGYEHYWFPAEKKGYSGTAIFTKRTPNRIEYGCGIPDFDREGRCIRVDFDEVSVMSVYFPSGSSGDERQVFKYRFLDEFGKYLTLLKATYPKLVICGDYNICHRPIDIHNPKSNANSSGFLPEEREWMENFVESGFVDTFRHMNKEPHNYTWWSFRANARAKNLGWRIDYAMASKELTDNIKRVAILPEAKHSDHCPVLLELEF